The Macaca nemestrina isolate mMacNem1 chromosome 1, mMacNem.hap1, whole genome shotgun sequence genome contains the following window.
ACAGTATTATTGGATCTGAAAGAAAACCAATGGAGACTGGGAATCTCTAAGGGCAGCTGCAATTTTCTAGatctattattttctatttagagGTTAGTGAGACAGAACATGGTGTTGATATGAAAATCgagagatttatgttgttttcatagtagcaaaaagaaaagaaatctccgGAGAGGACCCCAAAATGGTAACTTGGTGTAAATACAAAGTGAAGAGTTATTTGTGGCTTGAGATAGGTTGGAAATTGCTCCTTTGATTAGGAGATGGTTGCTACAGTTCGCAACGGAATGTtactgtctttcttcttttctttttctttctttagtatCTGTTGAGAGAGTTTATGAAGAAACCAGCCAATATCCTGGAGATCCTCAGGCCACCTCAAGTACTGCTGTTTCTGTACAAAGCCTCTAATGGATTGATGTTTCATCAACTGGTACTGGGACAAGGACCCAACCACCACCATGATGAGAGCACTGTTAAGGTCAGATAAGCACCTGCCCTGGGCATAACTGAAGGCTTCAAGGCACCAACCATCTCTAAGGAAGTGTCTGCTCACAAGACAAACAATCTTTCTACTGTTCCAGATGGCGTCCTGGATATTGGCAATGTGGTTTTCTCCCGGGACAAAGTCTCTTTCTTCAAAGCACAGGTTAAatctgttttggtcactgtattGAGTGTCCAGGTGTTTGAGCAAAGCATTCTGCACCCATGCGAAGTCTTTGCTGCTGAAGCACAAATAGGCATCATATTTGTACGTATCAGGTTCTGTGCCCTGGGGATGGTACTTGAACACCAGTCTCTGGGCTGTCTTATAACAGATAAAACAGAAGCCCCGGAACTTCGTGACTATGAGGATGGTCATGAGGAACAGAGTCAGAGTGACAGTGCATACAATGAAAAGGGAGAACTTTAGGGACTTTAAGACTTCCTCTTCATCACAAGCTTCCgtggaaagagagaagagggaaaccCCGGAGAGCGAGTCAGGGTACACGCAATGTATGTCTGCAGGAGGCCCAGCTATAGTGACATTGGTGTGATTAAGCCAATGGATAAAAGTGCTAAGTGTACATTCACAAATGAACTTGTTATGAGTTATATCCAAGACACTAAGTGATACAAATAAATCAGGATCGGGAGCTAGGAGCTGATTCCCAGATATGTCCAGGATCTCTAAATTAGCAGGTAAATCATTGTGAGAAAGAACTGTCAGCCTGTTGGAGTTGAGGCTTAGTCTCTTTAATGCAGTCAGATGGCTAAATACTCCTGGTGGAAGGGAATTAAGATAGTTATTATTCAAATACAGAACTTGAAGATTAGAAAGTCCCTCAAAAACATCCCAACAGAGTTGAGTTTCCCAGGCAAGTTGCAACATATTTCCTCCAAGGAAAAGCTGTTCTAAGCTGGGATTCTCTGAAGGGGTTTGAGCTCCACTACAAGAGGATAAGcgattttgatttaaaatgagaatcTGGAGATGAGGTATCCGTAGGAGAAAGTAGAGAATATCTAGATTTTCTAGCCTGTTTTCTGATAAGTGGATGAAGTTGGCTGTAAGGTTGATCTCTGACAAAGTCACTAGTTTATTGCCACTCAAGAAGATATCAGGTATGCTTGGAATAAAATGAATGGTTGTAAGAGCATTGTCTCGGAGATCCAAGGTCTGTAAGTTTTCCAGGAATTTGAATGTTTGGTCTTGAATTATTCCAATGTGATTCTTTTGCAAATCAATGTAGGCTACCTTAGGTAGTCCATAGAAATTCGAACTGTAAAGTTCCCCCAGAAGGTTATACGACAAATTGAGAACTTGGAGGTTGTCAAGTCCGTAAAATGCTTCAACCGCAATCTTATTTATCTTGTTGTAGGCAAGGTTCAGAACCTGCAAATCCTGGAGTGTCTCAAAGACTCGGGAGTTCAGGGAGAAGATAAACCCATGTGAAAGGTCCAGGTGTCTCACTGAACTTCTGGCCAGGCCAGCAAATGTGTTCTGGTCAGGATCTTTGATGTTATGGAAGCCAAACCCGGCACCCATGATGTGGTGGGCAAGAATCAAAGAGAAGGCCTGGCTTTTGCTGATGGCATTGCTAAAGTTTCCTGTGATATCCACTGTCCAGCCATTTCCAGAAACATCTAGTGTCTCCAGCACCATGCTTCTGAACGGGTTCATACATTTTCCCCAGTCCACTGAGACTCTGCTATACAAGTTATTAGCTGCGAGGCTGAAAAAGGAGAGCATTTTCCCTTGGAGGGGCTCGAGCTCATGTTCACATACAAGAAATATTTGGTTGGAGGAAAAATCTATGGACTTCAAGGAATTCAGCTTCCCAAATGAAGGATGAAGGTAAAGGCTACGAATCTGATTTTTGGATAGATCCAAGCGAGTTAAAGActttaaatttctgaaaaaacCATTTTTCAATACAGCATCGGAGAGACCACAGAAATACAGTCTAAGTTCAAACAGATGGAACAGTCCCTGAAAAGCATCTGGATGCAAGAAGTATATCTGACTACTTCCCAGGTCCAAGATTCTAAGGTTGGGCAGGTTTCTGAAGGCCTCCTTGTCAATAGTCAAGGGGGTATACTGGTTCCCGAGCTCCAGCAGCTGCAGCTGTTCCAGAAAGGGGAAGGATGAAACAGTGACTGTCCGGATATAGTTGAAGCTCAGCAGGAGCCTCTCAGTGGTGTTGAGGACCTGGGGGACCTGGGTGAGGTTGCAGAAACGATAAAAGGCTATTCGGCCATCAAAGGAGCAGGAAGGAAATCCAAACACAGGACTGGCCACAAGTACCACTCCTAGGAGAAGGTCCAGGTGGTCTCCCATGATCCTATGGAGAAGAAGGGAGAATGAAAACACAGGCATTTAAGCTGGAGGTATTGCACTGGGGTCTTCAGATCCTGGGGGGTATTCTCTATGATGTTCCTGTTCCCTTTGACCCCTTCATTCCTCTGACTCCACAAACGTGGCTGCTGGCAGATACAGACAAAGCTATTCTtactctctttctgtttttttgagacagggtcttgctctgtcgcccaggctggagggcagtggcgccatcacagctcactgccacctccgcctcccgggtttaaactatcctcccatctcagccacctgattagctggaactacaggcatgtgccactgtacctggctaatttttgtatttttagtagaaatggggtttcaccacattgcccaggctggtctccaacttgtgggctcaagtgacctgcccgcctcaaccttctgaagtgctgggattacaggtatgagtcaccacacctggcctatttttgctttctttctatcAAACACTTATGTTGAATTCTCTATATactaggcactattctaggtacttaaaaaacatttcacttaatcttttaaaaaaaatttatttattattctaaatcaaaatttaaaaattgagatgggggtatcgctttgttgcccaggctggtcttgaactcctgagctgaagtgatcctcccacctcggcctcccaacgtgctgcgattacaggcatgagccactgcaccctgcctgcaCTTAATCCTTATAATAATTCTAcgtttgttcattcattcgtttttttcattcctgatttgcTGAGGGGAGTTGGAGAAAACAGCAGGAAGAGACACAGTGTTGCTTCATTTTAGCCAGGCACCCCGTTCCTAGCCCACAGAAAGCTCGGCTGATGAGTGGAAAATAAATTCATTGTTTTTCTCCCTTAACTTGTCTAGGCTACTGGCCCATCTCCGTTTGTCTGACCTTACTCCACCCACAGTCCATCCCATCATGCAGAAATCGGGCACTTTCTGGCATCCCTACAAAGAGTCAGATGTGATGGGCTTAATAAAAATGTGATAAGTGCCTAGTGCTCGCCTGACagctgtgtgagtgtgtgagtgtatgaCAATAAACAGAGATCGGCCCACTTGCCTAAGTCCTGTGGGGGAGCTGACTGTCTGTCTGGGTGGGTTGAGTGTTTTCTTCACGGGTGCAGCAGAaatggtgctcaataaatgtgtctGGCTTATGTTCCAAGTATTGTGCTGGGTGCTGTGAAGAGAAAACACACAAGAACCCCACCCACAGAGAGCTTGGTGTCTGTTATTTGCATAGCACCTCCATCTTTGGTGCCTGCTACGCATTCCATTTGCTCTAAATGTAACGAAAGGCCTCTGTTGGAAGGTAAAGGAAAAGTTACATAGCTCTGAGGGCAGGTGAATGAGAGGAAAAATAAACgaaagaaacaggaagaaggCAATGGTTTATAAAGAGCATGAATCCCATGATCCCATGAGACAACATCACTGGCAAAGGTGTCAACACCAGGAGAGATTAAGCCTGGAGCAGTCACGGTGCTGGAGGTAGCCTATCTCTAACGAGGCTGTGCTTTGTGTTGGGGCTGATGTATGGTGGGgtttccacagaaactgtgaggcCGTGGCACACAAGCTACAGCAAATCAGAAGTAGGCATCGATGCCTGGGTTGACTCAAAGTATCAAACTCAGGCATCTGATAATTGTTAGGAAAAACTTGGTGAGAATGTTTATCACCACTCTGAATTTCTCCCTCATCTTAGTAAATGGCTTCACCATATCCACCCAGAGACTCAGGGTGACAACATAGCAGAGTCACCCTCATTCTTTTAAACATCACCCCCATATCTAATCCATCGGCAAGTCCTGTTGGTGCCACCTCCCAAGCCTATCCACTGCCCTACTGTAAGCCACTGCCATCTCTTTGTGTGGGTCAGACTGGAGACTCCTCACTGGCTCTCTTATTTCTGGTCTTGCTTTCATTTTCCAGCCAGCAGCCAGCATGATCTTTTAAAACCGTAATCTAGTTGATATCATTCCTCTTTGTACAgggcccttcccttccctcccgcTGTACTTGGAATAAAATCCTACGAGGACTTACATGATTCAGCTCTTGACTGTCTTGTCAACATTATCTTGAATAGTTTTTCTCCTCAATAACTCACtaaaaaaaatttgctgagtacctattatgtgtcaggcactgttttatttatcatttatttatttgaga
Protein-coding sequences here:
- the LOC105478117 gene encoding toll-like receptor 5: MGDHLDLLLGVVLVASPVFGFPSCSFDGRIAFYRFCNLTQVPQVLNTTERLLLSFNYIRTVTVSSFPFLEQLQLLELGNQYTPLTIDKEAFRNLPNLRILDLGSSQIYFLHPDAFQGLFHLFELRLYFCGLSDAVLKNGFFRNLKSLTRLDLSKNQIRSLYLHPSFGKLNSLKSIDFSSNQIFLVCEHELEPLQGKMLSFFSLAANNLYSRVSVDWGKCMNPFRSMVLETLDVSGNGWTVDITGNFSNAISKSQAFSLILAHHIMGAGFGFHNIKDPDQNTFAGLARSSVRHLDLSHGFIFSLNSRVFETLQDLQVLNLAYNKINKIAVEAFYGLDNLQVLNLSYNLLGELYSSNFYGLPKVAYIDLQKNHIGIIQDQTFKFLENLQTLDLRDNALTTIHFIPSIPDIFLSGNKLVTLSEINLTANFIHLSENRLENLDILYFLLRIPHLQILILNQNRLSSCSGAQTPSENPSLEQLFLGGNMLQLAWETQLCWDVFEGLSNLQVLYLNNNYLNSLPPGVFSHLTALKRLSLNSNRLTVLSHNDLPANLEILDISGNQLLAPDPDLFVSLSVLDITHNKFICECTLSTFIHWLNHTNVTIAGPPADIHCVYPDSLSGVSLFSLSTEACDEEEVLKSLKFSLFIVCTVTLTLFLMTILIVTKFRGFCFICYKTAQRLVFKYHPQGTEPDTYKYDAYLCFSSKDFAWVQNALLKHLDTQYSDQNRFNLCFEERDFVPGENHIANIQDAIWNSRKIVCLVSRHFLRDGWCLEAFSYAQGRCLSDLNSALIMVVVGSLSQYQLMKHQSIRGFVQKQQYLRWPEDLQDIGWFLHKLSQQILKKEKEKKKDSNIPLRTVATIS